Part of the Salmo salar chromosome ssa10, Ssal_v3.1, whole genome shotgun sequence genome is shown below.
CTTAAAAACAAACATATTTTATATGTCTGTTATGAACTGTTGTTATGAACTATTATAAATTGTTGTTATGAACTGTTGTTATGAACTGTTGTTATGAACTGCTGTTATGAACTGTTGTTATGAACTGTTGTTATGAACTGCTGTTATGAACTGTTGTTATGAACTGTTGTTATGAACTGTTGTTATGAACTGCTGTTATGAACTGTTGTTATGTGCTCTGGAAGTAAAAACATCTTTTATATGTCTGTTATGAACTGTTGTTATGAACTGTTATAAATTGTTTTTATGAACTGTTGTTATGAACTGTTGTTATGAACTGCTGTTATGAACTGCTGTTATGAACTGTTGTTATGAACTGTTATGAACTGTTGTTATGAACTGTTGTTATGAACTGCTGTTATGAACTGCTGTTATGAACTGTTGTTATGTGCTCTGGAAGTAAAAATGCTGTTGCTATGCCACTTCTAACCAATATAATAATGATTTCTGAAGCAAGTGTCCATCGTCTGATGTTGTCTTGCACCCCTGGTGGTTAAACATGTACCGTTCCAGGCATATTTACTGAACTCTGAATGGCTAAATGTTTTCTCCTTACTGTCACACTGTCATCCCCATGTAGACGTGTTGATGGGCTTCACCAGTGGGATTTTATCAGTGACTGGTATTAACGCCACCGGTCACATCTTTGCCTCTTACCCTGTCAGGTGCCTGACCATCCTCGGAGGCCTCGGAGACCAGgtgaggtgtgtctgtgtgtctgtctgtgtgtgtgtatctctctttgtgtgtctctgtgtgtgtgtgtgtgtgtgtgtgtgtgtgtgtgtgtgtgtgtgtgtgtgtgtgtgtgtgtgtgtgtgtgtgtgttctgtgtgtgtgtgtgtgtgtgtgtgtgtgtgtgtgtgtgtgtctgtgtgtgtgtgtgtgtgtgtgtgtgtgtatctgtgtgtgtgtgtgtatgtgtgagtatgtgtgtgtcttgtgtgtgtgtgtgtgtgtgggtctgtgtgtctgtgtgtgttatatgtctgagtgagtgagtgttatatgtttgttgtctgagtgagtgagtgagtgagtgagtgagtgagtgagtgagtgagtgagtgagtgagtgagtgagtgagtgagtgagtgagtgagtgagtgagtgactgttaTATgtttggtgagtgagtgagtgagtgagtgagtgagtgagtgagtgagtgaagtgagtgagtgaagtgagtgagtgagtgagtgagtgagtgagtgagtgagtgagtgagtgtgtgagtgagtgttatatgtttgttgtctgagtgagtgagtgagtgagtgagtgactgagtgagtgttatatgtttgttgtctgagtgagtgagtgagtgagtgtatatGTTTGTTggctgcgtgtgtgagtgtgtgagtgtgtgagtgagtgagtgagtgttatatgtttgttgtctgagtgagtgagtgagtgagtgagtgagtgagtgagtgagtgagtgagtgagtgagtgagtgagtgagtgagtgtgtgagtgtgtgagtgagtgagtgagtgagtgttatatGTTTGctgtctgagtgagtgagtgagtgagtgagtgagtgagtgagtgagtgagtgagtgagtgagtgagtgagtgagtgagtgagtgagtgtgtgagtgagtgagtgagtgagtgagtgttatatGTTTGctgtctgagtgagtgagtgagtgagtgagtgagtgagtgagtgagtgagtgagtcctaGTCCTACCCTGTCAGGTCCCTGACCATCCTACAGTAGGTGGCCTCACACAGCAGATGAGACAAGGTCAAGGGTCACATGGAGAGAAACCggtgtcatgttcattaggccaGAAGAAAACGGAATGAGGAACTACCTAGACTTAGCCAATAGGAAACATACATTTGAAATGTTTCCGTTGCAAAACAATTCCATTGTGTGCCTTAATGAACATCCTCCAGGCATACCAGGGGGGTCAATGTTGGAGAGGAGAAACGGCCCCTCTGGTACTCCAGTCTGCTCTAGTTACCGGTAGTTACCTAATGTTCTGTTGAAGTTATCCGTTAAACCGTTACATTCCCACTTTTCTGGGAAACGTTGCTAATGCAAATTGATTGTCCTAATTTCCTACACAGCACATCCCCTCGTTAGCTGTGTTTCGGGGGCTAGTGACCATGTTCGGATGTTCACATCAACCTACACTGACATCCTAAACCCTTTTAGAACCAACACAGGTGTCagccagtcggtcagtcagtcagccagtcagccagccagccagtcagccagtcagccagccagtcagccagtcagccagccagtcagccagccagccagccagccagtcagccagccagccagtcagccagccagtcagccagtcaatcagacagccagtcagccagccagccagtcagccagtcagccagccagtcagtcagccagccagtcagtcagtcagtcagccagtcagccagtcaatcagtcagccagtcagccagtcagccagtcagccagccagtcagtcagtcagccagccagccagccagctagccagtcagccagctagccagccagccagccagccagccagctagccagtcagccagcaggccagtcggccagccagtcaatcagtcagccagccagccaatcagcccgccagccagccagctagccagtcagccagccagccagccagtcagtcagtcagtcagccagtcagtcagccagtcagccagccagtcattcagtcagccagtcagtcagccggtcagccagccagtcagccagacagccagtcagccagccagccagccagccagccagccagtcagtcattatGGTGTAGCAGCTAGCCTTTAACTATAGCatgcagtcagccagtcagtcagccagtcagtcattatGGTGTAGCGGCTAGCCTTTAACTATAGCATGCAGCCAGTCATTATGGTGTAGCGGCTAGCCTTTAACTATAGCATGCAGCCAGTCATTATGGTGTAGTGGCTAGCCTTTAACTATAGCATGCAGTGCAACATGAATCTATTAAAAAACAAATATGTTCTCACTTGAGATGAGGTCAACAAATACACAGAAATTACATTTATGTTTTTTGTACCTGTTTTATCCTACTGGAATATCCAACAATATTGCTACTTACTGAAAATACTTAATAAATACTGAACACATTACATGTCCACTGTGGATCCACAAAGTTATATTCTATTCAAACAataaagttatatatatatatctatttcaATGCACATTGTTGTCTTGCTCCTCCAGGTAGTGGGAACAGGTGTGCTGGTGCTGTGTATCCTGGCCATCATCGATGGGAAGAACATCGGCGCCCCTAGAGGCATGGAGCCTCTGTGCATCGGCCTGGTCATCTTGGCTATCGGGGTGTCCATGGGGCTGAACTGTGGGTACCCGCTCAACCCTGCCAGGGACCTGGGGCCACGGATCTTCACTGCTGTAGCAGGCTGGGGCTGGGAGGTGTTCAGGTAACTCATATAGAATAATTGTATTTGATTAGTATTTAATTCTATTATAATTCATAAATTATATTCATTATAATTGTACCTTgatctgttgtctgtctgtgtgtgtattatgtgttgatctctctgtctctgtgtgtgtgtgtgtgtgtgtgtgtctgtgtcgtgtgtgtgtgtgtgtgtgtgtgtgtgtgtgtgtgtgtgtgtgtgtgtgtgtgtgtgtgtctgtgtgtgattgtgtatgtACCTGTGTCTCTgaatgcatgcatgcgtgtgtgtgtgtgttcctgtgtgtgtgtgtctctgtgtgtgtatgtgtgtgtgttgtgtgtgtatctctgtgtgtgtgtgtgtgtgtgtgtgtgtgtgtgtgtatctctctgtctgtgtgtgtgtgtggtgtgtgtgtatctctctgtctctgtgtgtgtgtgtgtgtgtgtgtgtgtgtgtgtgtgtgtgtgtgtgtgtgtgtgtgtgtgtgtgtgtgtgtgtgtgtgtgtgtgtgtgtgtgtgtgtgtgtgtgtgtgtgtgtgtgtgtgtgtgtatctctctgtctgtgtctgtgtgtgtgtgttgtgtgtgtatctctctgtctgtgtgtgtgtgttgtgtgtatgtgtatctctctgtctctctctctctgtgtgtatctttctgtgtgtgtgtgtatctctgtctttctctttctgtgtgtgtgtgtctctctctctctctctctgtgtgtgtctctctgtctctctctctctgtgtgtctctctctgtgtgtgtgtgtgtctctctcaatgtgtctctctctctctgtgtctctgtgtgtgtgtgtgtgtgtctctctctctctatgtgtgtgtgtctctctctgtctctctctctctgtgtgtctctctctctgtgcagcacGGCAGACTACTGGTGGTGGGTCCCGGTGGCGGGGCCGATGCTAGGGGGCGTGGTCGGGGCCCTGGTCTACTTCCTGTTTATCGAGATGCATCACAAAGAGCAAGAGAAACCCcatgaggaggaagaagaagaggaggatgaaggccTGGAGGAGGACAGCAGTCTCAAAGACAAATCCCAGATGATTACCATGAGTTAGAGGGATTCATTCAGttaccaaataaaataaaactgtttCTCTCTGGTTCAGATCACTGGTACTGTAACGTCATgtttggagacacacacacacacacacacacacacacacacacacacacacacacacacacacacacacacacacacacacacacacacacacacacacacacacacacacacacacacacacacacacaccaaggacaGCCTTGCTCTCTCAGTGTGCTATGGTCCAACCCTGTGGTAGAGGGAGTAGAAGGGTTATAGCCTGTTATTACATTTAGTAACCAGACCGGTATGCTGCGTACGAGTGACTGATCACAGTGCAATGCCTTATAGCCCGTTGCTGATAGCAGCTCCAATAGTTAAGCTACATGGAGAACCACCGTAGAACAGGTTATTGAATAGATGTAGCCTGGAGAACCACCGTAGAACAGGTTATTGAATAGATGTAGCCTGGAGAACCACCGTAGAACAGGTTATTAAATAGATGTAGCCTGGAGAAACACCGTAGAACAGGTTATTGGGTAGATGTAGCCTGGAGAAACACCGTAGAACAGGTTATTGAGTAGATGTAGCCTGGAGAAACACCTTAGAACAGGTTATTGAGTAGATGTAGCCTGGAGAAACACCGTAGAACAGGTTATTGAGTAGATGTAGCCTGGAGAAACACCGTAGAACAGGTTATTGAGTAGATGTAGCCTGGAGAAACACCGTAGAACAGGTTATTGAATAGATGTAGCCTGGAGAAACACCGTAGAACAGGTTATTGAATAGATGTAGCCTGGAGAAACACCGTAGAACAGGTTATTGAATAGATGTAGCCTGGAGAAACACCATAGAACAGGTTATTGAGTAGATGTAGACTGGAGAAACACCGTAGAACACGTTATTGAGTAGATGTAGCCTGGAGAAACACTGTAGAACAGGTTATTGAGTAGATGTAGCCTGGAGAAACACCGTAGAACAGGTTATTGAGTAGATGTAGCCTGGAGAAACACCGTAGAACAGGTTATTGAATAGATGTAGCCTGGAGAAACACCGTAGAACAGGTTATTGAATAGATGTAGCCTGGAGAAACACAGTAGAACAGTTTATTGAGTAGATGTAGCCTGGAGAATCACTGTAGAACAGGTTATTGAGTAGATGTAGCCTGGAGAAACACAGTAGAACAGTTTATTGAGTAGATGTAGCCTGGAGAATCACTGTAGAACAGGTTATTGAGTAGATGTAGCACATGGTTCACCCAGTAACTTGTTTATAGGTAAAGATACAGAATGGTAAGTTCTTAAATTAAGGAGGTGCTATATGTAGCAATCAGCAACAACATTGGAAAAGAGCCCTTATAAtattatgtacagtgggggaaaaaagtatttgatcccctgctgattttgtacgtttgcccactgacaaagaaatgatcagcctataattttaatggtaggtttatttgaacagtgagagacagaataacaacaaaaatatccagaaaaacgcatgtcaaaaatgttataaattgatttgaattttaatgagggaaataagtatttgaccccctctcaatcagaaagatttctggctcccaggtgtcttttatacaggtaacgagctgagattaggagcacactcttaaagggagtgctcctaatctcagtttgttacctgtataaaagacgggCATGTATAACAAGggtttttataacatttttgacatgcgtttgtctggatttttgttgttgttgttattctgcctctcactgttcaaataaacctaccattaaaattataggctgatcatttctttgtcagtgggcaaacgtacaaaatcagcaggggatcaaatacttttttcccccactgtatgtgttattCCATCACACCGCTGTCAGTTTTACATAAATTATAATTGGTTTCAAACAAGAGGTTCATGCTAAGAGTCAACCAGGGCCCATAATATGTTATTTGGTTGTTGTAGTAATGTTTGTAATTGCAGAAAAACTTCAATATAGGCTTAGATAGATCGCAATTTTGACCATACACTTCATACTCCGCACATTGAAAGATAACATTTATGTATTCAAAGAAAACTGGAGAAATcccaaacaaaaaacaacaactgttATGATTTACAAGTCATGAATTCTATGTACGGTCGTTAAAGAGTTTGTTGTGTAATTAACAaataaggccagaggaggtgtggtatatggccaatataccacggctaagggctgttcttaagcacgacgcaacgcggagtgcctggatacagcccttagccgtggtatatcggtcgtataccacaaacccccttgtgccttattgatattataaagtggttaccaacgtaattagagtagTAAAACTACatgttgtcatacccgtggtataccacggctgtcagccaatcagtattcagggctcGAAACACCCAGTATATAATATGATATTGTTTACTTGTGCTTTCgttacatttttttcatttttttattgttgCCATGTAAATAGAATCCAAAGCACTTCAATGTGACAAATACAccgctcaaaaaaaataaagggaacacttaaacaacacaatgtaactccaagtcaatcacacttctgtgaaatcaaactgtccacttaggaagcaacactgattgacaataaatttcacatgctgttgtgcaaatggaatagacaacaggtggaaattataggcaattagcaagacacccccaataaaggagtggttctgcaggtggggaccacagaccactcagttcctatgcttcctggctggtgttttggtcacttttgaatgctggcggtgctttcactccagtggtagcatgagacggagtctacaacccacacaagtggctcaggtagtgcagctcatccaggatggcacatcaatgcgagctgtggcaagaaggtttgctgtgtctgtcagcgtagtgtccagagcatggaggcgctaccaggagacaggccagtacatcaggagacgtggaggaggccgtaggagggcaacaacccagcagcaggaccgctacctccgcctttgtgcaaggaggagcaggaagagcactgccagagccctgcaaaatgacctcgaagcaggccacaaatgtgcatgtgtctgctcaaacagtcagaaacagactccatgagggtggtatgagggcccgacgtccacaggtgggggttgtgcttacagaccAACAccttgcaggacgtttggcatttgccagagaacaccaagattggcaaattcgccactggcgccctgtgctcttcacagatgaaagcaggttcacactgagcacatgtgacagacgtgacagagtctggagacgccgggAGAaccgccctccatgtgctcgccagaggtagcctgactgccattaggtaccgagatgagatcctcagaccccttgtgagaccatatgctggtgcggttggccctgggttcctcctgatgcaagacaatgctagacctcatgtggctggagtgtgtcagcagttcctgcaagaggaaggcattgatgctatggaccggcccgcccgttccccagacctgaatccaattgagcacatctgggacatcatgtctcgctccatccaccaatgccacgttgcaccacagactgtccaggagttggcggatgctttagtccaggtctgggaggagatccctcaggagaccatccgccacctcatcaggagcatgcccaggcattgtagggaggtcatacaggcacgtggaggccacacacactactgagcctcattttgacttgttttaaggacattacatcaaagttggatcagcctgtagtgtgattttccactttcattttgagtgtgactccaaatccagacctccatgggttgataaattggatttccattgattatttttgtgtgattttgttgtcagcacattcaactatgtaaagaaaaaagtatttaataagattttttctttcattcagatctaggatgtgttgtttaagtgttccctttatttttttgagcagtatatattcctGTCTGTGTAAACaaatattgtgtatatatatacaatgTGTATGTATATTATTGTACTGCTCTAGGGATGTAATTATTGTTTGGATAACCTTATTGACTACTACGTATTGATTTATACTTAACCTTGTTTTTCACTCTGTATGAAATGCCCAATGCAGAGAACAGCGGAAGGAGAATTATCATTGAATTACCACAGTgatttattgtaatgtttgtttatgtgttaaTTAATACCATAAGGGACGGGTTGCCAACTGGCGATTTGACatgaaaataaaatgtcattcatTCGTTACTTGGatgcttaataaaaaaaaaattcaaaatgtgtgTTGTTTTATTTATTGAAGTTATCAGAGCAGCTGTTTGTGTTGTCTTTGGGCATTGACACGACAACAACCGCAGGAGTTAAGCAGAGATGAAGCCAGGCTCAGCGCAAAGCACAGACGTTTGTTGATGGACAACTCGTTGCTTAGTTGCATAAAGCCAACGCTTTTTTGCCATTCATTTAACTAGACAGACTCACAAAGGCTCCTTTTTTTGCAAAGTGAGGGAATAAACCACAAATGACTGGCTACTTGTAAAGCACCTGCAAATAAATAGGATATTATTCAAAGACCAACTTGACAAGTGATAAGTAAGAATTGCAATTTGTGAGCCATTGAATCACAAAGGCTATTATCACTGTATCATGCAATTAATGTCTCCAACTCTCCTTTGAATCCCTTTGATTATAGATTGACTAGTGGAATGTTTCGGTTTAACCCGAGGATCACAAGTGGAGCTGCAGCTGGAAGTCCTCAATCTCAAACACAGCATTCCCAAGACAAAACACTCCAGTGTTCTATCAGAAGGCTCCGGTGTTCTATCAGAAGACTCCAGTGTTCTATCAGAAGGCTCCGGTGTTCTATCAGAAGACTCC
Proteins encoded:
- the LOC106595008 gene encoding aquaporin-9-like encodes the protein MEIKHRRTMRQRYALKHGILKEFLAEFLGTFILVLFGVGSVAQTVLSRNAMGETLTIHIGFSVGLMMAVYVAGGVSGAHVNPAVSLAMVILGKLKFYKFPVYVSAQFLGAFTGSAAVFGLYYDVLMGFTSGILSVTGINATGHIFASYPVRCLTILGGLGDQVVGTGVLVLCILAIIDGKNIGAPRGMEPLCIGLVILAIGVSMGLNCGYPLNPARDLGPRIFTAVAGWGWEVFSTADYWWWVPVAGPMLGGVVGALVYFLFIEMHHKEQEKPHEEEEEEEDEGLEEDSSLKDKSQMITMS